One region of Cobetia sp. cqz5-12 genomic DNA includes:
- a CDS encoding DUF938 domain-containing protein — protein sequence MATPELPDDLPGEAARSSQKGVEVAHSQRLASPAVARNRDVILDVLRDVLAQRRQVLELASGSGEHAVHFAHGLPHLEWQPSDASPRALESIADWRAEAALPNLKAPIPLDVQAEWPEVACDALVAINLIHISPWRVTSELMARAGRLLPVGGVLYLYGPYKREGQHTAPSNEGFDIQLKSRNPLWGVRDLEAVIEEAKRNGLTLDRVVEMPANNLSVVFRR from the coding sequence ATGGCCACCCCCGAGTTACCCGATGACTTGCCTGGCGAAGCGGCGCGCTCGTCGCAGAAGGGTGTCGAGGTGGCGCACAGCCAGCGTCTCGCGAGCCCAGCGGTCGCCCGCAATCGTGACGTGATTCTTGATGTCCTGCGGGATGTGCTGGCACAGCGGCGTCAGGTGCTGGAACTGGCCAGTGGCAGCGGCGAGCACGCGGTACATTTCGCCCACGGGCTCCCCCATCTGGAGTGGCAGCCCAGCGATGCCAGCCCGCGTGCGCTGGAATCCATCGCGGACTGGCGCGCCGAGGCCGCCTTGCCCAACCTCAAGGCGCCGATCCCGCTGGATGTGCAGGCCGAGTGGCCTGAGGTGGCTTGCGATGCGCTGGTGGCGATCAATCTGATCCATATCTCACCATGGCGGGTCACCTCCGAGTTGATGGCACGGGCAGGGCGACTCCTCCCGGTGGGCGGCGTGCTGTATCTCTACGGCCCTTACAAGCGAGAAGGTCAGCACACGGCACCCAGCAACGAAGGCTTCGATATCCAGCTCAAGAGCCGCAACCCACTATGGGGCGTGCGCGATCTGGAAGCCGTGATCGAGGAAGCGAAGCGTAAC
- a CDS encoding glycosyltransferase family protein yields MTAFPTTPRWIVLSDEAQALEDIYFFLPAMAALRKEGTRVERFETRRWKFSPKLAQARLTGACLLIARSLGREWIEMLEAHREQHGRICYLVDHLYSPEPLAAEQGTSTSEAGAESEAAQLQQRLFALADEVVVVSEQLEAALASLRPKVSLLTPPLTGKLPDLHHLEQSDWCIGFHGTLAHREDILTLAPVLRDIQTRHSDSEVELMMGRHLPLALSDISRLKTMEAVSWEAFQDYCSRRRIAIGLAPLMENSDNRAASWLRFLDITRMGGVGIYSRRAPYADLIEDGVDGLLVGDDPTEWTAALERLLGDRDATRAMAHNAQHKAHEVGDPLRVLDFWRARSTVARPR; encoded by the coding sequence ATGACCGCCTTCCCGACCACTCCTCGTTGGATCGTACTCAGTGATGAAGCCCAGGCGCTGGAAGATATCTACTTCTTTCTGCCTGCCATGGCCGCGTTGCGCAAGGAAGGCACACGTGTCGAGCGTTTTGAAACCCGCCGCTGGAAGTTCTCGCCCAAGCTTGCCCAGGCACGCCTCACCGGCGCCTGCCTGCTGATCGCGCGAAGCCTGGGGCGAGAATGGATCGAGATGCTGGAAGCACACCGTGAGCAGCACGGTCGTATCTGCTACCTCGTCGATCATCTGTATTCGCCTGAGCCCTTGGCAGCGGAGCAGGGCACCTCCACCTCTGAAGCAGGCGCTGAGTCTGAAGCGGCTCAGTTGCAGCAGCGCTTGTTCGCGCTGGCGGATGAGGTCGTCGTGGTCAGCGAGCAGCTGGAGGCCGCTCTGGCGAGTCTGCGTCCCAAAGTCAGCCTGTTGACGCCGCCACTGACCGGCAAGCTGCCGGATCTGCATCATCTCGAGCAGAGCGACTGGTGCATCGGCTTTCACGGCACTCTGGCGCATCGTGAGGACATCCTCACATTGGCCCCCGTGCTTCGCGATATCCAGACGCGGCATTCGGACAGTGAGGTGGAACTGATGATGGGTCGCCACCTGCCGCTGGCGCTCAGCGATATTTCCCGCCTCAAGACGATGGAGGCCGTCAGTTGGGAGGCCTTTCAGGATTATTGCTCGCGGCGTCGGATCGCCATCGGCTTGGCGCCCTTGATGGAAAACTCCGATAACCGTGCTGCTTCCTGGCTGCGATTTCTCGACATCACCCGCATGGGCGGGGTGGGTATCTACAGTCGCCGGGCGCCCTATGCCGATCTGATCGAGGATGGCGTCGACGGCCTGTTGGTCGGGGATGATCCAACAGAGTGGACAGCCGCCCTCGAGCGCCTGCTGGGCGACCGTGACGCAACGCGTGCCATGGCGCACAACGCGCAACATAAAGCCCATGAAGTAGGTGACCCGCTGCGGGTGCTGGATTTCTGGCGCGCGCGTTCGACGGTGGCGCGCCCACGCTAG
- a CDS encoding glycosyltransferase, translating into MSAEASSLAGVRWIVLSDGARPTEDIYFLESAAPALRQQGAFVERFDTRRYHLPTRWALRRLSGANLLIVRSLGERWVHLLERHRERFGRIIYLIDDDLGAVTRTNGLPAAYVARLSGLAMRQPALLALADEVVACCEALVEQLGREHANVSLLTPPMLASATKPADFTQPDWIIGYHGTRAHRDDIAHLAPALTSVMESHPRVRLEIMMGRHVPDALAGIDRLEAPEALPWKAFQHYQATRCIQIGLAPLLETPFNRGKSWIKFLDISAMGGVGIYSRRAPYTEIVEHGVDGLLVDDDPADWQAALERLLGDRQATEIMSKRALQKARDIGAVRKCTNFWRSR; encoded by the coding sequence ATGTCGGCTGAAGCTTCATCCTTGGCAGGCGTGCGGTGGATCGTTCTCAGTGATGGTGCTCGACCCACCGAGGACATCTACTTTCTTGAGTCGGCTGCACCAGCACTTCGCCAGCAGGGGGCTTTCGTCGAGCGTTTCGACACACGCCGCTACCACCTGCCGACGCGATGGGCTTTACGGCGCTTGTCAGGTGCCAATCTGTTGATCGTGCGCTCTCTGGGTGAGCGCTGGGTGCATCTGCTCGAACGGCATCGTGAACGTTTCGGGCGTATCATCTATCTGATCGACGATGATCTTGGTGCCGTGACCCGTACCAATGGCTTGCCTGCCGCCTATGTGGCGCGTTTGAGCGGTCTGGCGATGCGACAGCCCGCGTTGCTTGCGCTCGCGGATGAGGTGGTGGCCTGTTGTGAGGCGCTGGTGGAGCAGCTTGGGCGAGAGCACGCCAATGTCTCGCTGCTGACACCGCCAATGCTGGCGTCAGCAACGAAGCCGGCCGATTTCACTCAGCCTGACTGGATCATCGGCTATCACGGTACGCGTGCGCATCGTGATGACATCGCACACCTGGCACCCGCACTCACGTCGGTGATGGAGTCGCATCCCCGGGTACGCCTCGAAATTATGATGGGACGGCATGTGCCGGATGCTCTTGCCGGCATTGACCGGCTGGAAGCGCCAGAGGCTTTGCCGTGGAAGGCCTTCCAGCATTATCAGGCAACACGGTGTATCCAGATCGGCCTGGCTCCGTTGCTCGAGACTCCCTTCAATCGCGGCAAGTCATGGATCAAGTTTCTCGATATCTCGGCAATGGGTGGCGTCGGTATCTACAGCCGCAGAGCACCTTATACCGAGATAGTCGAGCACGGCGTCGATGGCTTGCTGGTGGATGATGATCCTGCTGACTGGCAGGCGGCACTCGAACGGTTGTTGGGAGATCGACAGGCAACCGAGATAATGTCAAAGCGGGCATTGCAGAAAGCCCGAGATATTGGCGCTGTACGGAAGTGTACGAACTTCTGGCGTTCGCGATGA
- a CDS encoding phytanoyl-CoA dioxygenase family protein → MSRSLRFLKAPLWSLALFTGAKSFAANPVIGHEGLNRRGLHVWRVKAASRVMRWRMAMLSRGVPRDEREAYLREGYLCKQDFLSPEVFAQLKVELERVHEHGPGEVRECCQGDTRTHRVLLDPETLSELPVARQVLSDTRLRRLLRFCAGHRRLPIVHLEKVFNGARESDEDDPQKSLHVDTFQPTMKFWLYLEDVSERNGPFMFVPQSTQLNQGRLDWEYHMSLTARGHANRYTQRGSFRVEEGALARFGLNPPTLFKVPANTLLIADTFGMHGRGPAEAGSSRLALWGMSRTTPFLPLPGLGGEWLNRLQYRVLKAERARDDRRAAARGVESSWHVVSRDSSRAQDPF, encoded by the coding sequence ATGTCTCGTTCATTGCGCTTTCTGAAGGCTCCTCTATGGAGCCTTGCGCTGTTTACCGGTGCCAAGTCATTCGCCGCCAATCCTGTCATCGGTCATGAGGGACTGAATCGTCGTGGACTGCATGTCTGGCGGGTAAAGGCAGCGTCTCGAGTCATGCGCTGGCGAATGGCCATGCTCAGCCGTGGTGTGCCCAGGGATGAGCGTGAGGCTTACCTGCGTGAGGGGTATCTGTGCAAACAGGATTTCCTGTCGCCGGAAGTATTCGCTCAACTAAAGGTGGAGCTTGAGCGCGTGCATGAGCACGGCCCTGGCGAGGTGCGGGAATGCTGCCAGGGTGATACCCGCACCCATCGTGTCCTGCTGGACCCGGAGACCCTGAGCGAGCTGCCGGTAGCTCGGCAGGTGCTGTCGGACACGCGGTTGAGGCGCTTGTTGCGATTCTGTGCAGGACACCGTCGTCTGCCCATCGTGCATCTCGAGAAGGTCTTCAATGGCGCCAGAGAGAGTGATGAGGACGACCCGCAGAAGTCGCTGCACGTGGATACCTTCCAGCCGACCATGAAGTTCTGGCTGTATCTGGAGGATGTCAGCGAGCGCAACGGGCCCTTCATGTTCGTGCCGCAGTCCACCCAGCTGAACCAGGGGCGCCTGGACTGGGAATATCACATGAGCCTGACGGCGCGTGGTCATGCCAATCGTTATACCCAGCGTGGGTCATTCCGGGTCGAGGAGGGCGCATTGGCCCGCTTCGGGCTCAATCCCCCCACCTTGTTCAAGGTGCCTGCCAACACGCTGTTGATCGCCGATACCTTCGGCATGCATGGGCGTGGCCCCGCCGAGGCGGGCAGCTCGCGTCTGGCGCTGTGGGGGATGAGCCGCACCACGCCTTTCCTGCCGTTGCCGGGGCTGGGGGGGGAATGGCTCAATCGCCTGCAGTACCGTGTTCTCAAGGCAGAGCGTGCGAGGGATGACAGGCGTGCCGCAGCACGCGGCGTCGAGTCGTCCTGGCATGTTGTGTCACGTGACTCCTCGCGTGCGCAGGACCCGTTCTGA
- a CDS encoding glycosyltransferase family 2 protein, whose translation MSSPDSSHAVTFYPSWKKALPIPSFLEGSQLQSSTAKAPTFLSLPLHIRVPRYLRIDRDLEPLEEGEWRSLSSTSAFFWEGPKPIPGWNMVEIDMERSITGAAAVITFQTDTRIHTVELPLRAGKITRRMLRVPRGVRRITLCPINGRGTFRLKHFRLVWLTPTFARDRLIQRLVTAHRHFRGLPKQQVTRAIKQEVQQTGERWSVVALRHYDSTFISLCSKHNYQQWIDMVESLGQGLVNAKVADHIAPVITSGMVFSLGMIVNEDIGREAFGDSLTSLIAQTHRRWQLVVSASDTALKKHDWLAACCASDERITLLAEPEQATGRFTDPLAAISRAAVGDWVGLMTTGATLSADALTCFARLMKEKPQAGFLYCDEDRIDGDGHRHSPNFKPGWNPDLLLSTPYLGHLGLWSREQWQACRGFLETEDILTATTTDLIHLLALEMIASTRMSHQSLIWRVPQVLVHVPERHLLPTKTCPEDTGTRHLARVGDYLTRHAVTAVAEPGKVLKEANDGTGENVRVRWRLPESQPLVSLLVPTRDGVEILKPCVDAILAQTEYRHFELLILDNQSCCPRTLEYMRDVARRDERVRVLRWDAPFNYSAINNFGAREARGDIIGLVNNDIEPMNGEWLTEMVSQVCRPDIGCVGAKLYYPNGTIQHAGVILGLGSIAGHAHRFFHREEDGFQGRLKSIQNLSAVTAACLLLRRSVFEEVNGLNEQHLAVAYNDVDLCLKVREAGYRNLWTPYAELYHHESISRGADDTPRKRARWLSECDYMRTTWAEQLDNDPAYNPNLTLVHEDFSLR comes from the coding sequence TTGTCATCACCAGACAGCAGTCATGCCGTCACCTTTTACCCGTCATGGAAGAAAGCTTTGCCGATACCATCATTTCTGGAGGGGTCACAGCTACAATCCTCCACTGCAAAAGCCCCGACCTTTCTTTCGCTTCCCCTGCATATTCGTGTTCCTCGTTACCTGCGTATTGATCGAGATCTTGAGCCTCTGGAAGAGGGGGAGTGGCGCTCACTCTCCAGCACATCAGCCTTTTTCTGGGAAGGCCCAAAGCCGATACCCGGCTGGAACATGGTCGAGATTGACATGGAGCGCTCTATCACGGGCGCCGCTGCGGTCATCACTTTCCAGACTGACACGCGAATTCACACGGTAGAGCTGCCGCTGCGCGCGGGAAAGATCACCCGTCGCATGCTGCGTGTCCCACGCGGAGTCCGGCGTATTACTCTGTGCCCCATCAACGGGCGAGGGACTTTCCGGCTCAAGCATTTCAGACTGGTTTGGTTGACCCCCACCTTTGCCCGAGACCGTCTGATCCAGCGATTGGTCACGGCGCACCGACATTTCCGCGGCTTGCCAAAGCAGCAGGTCACCCGGGCTATCAAACAGGAAGTGCAGCAGACGGGGGAGCGCTGGTCAGTCGTGGCGCTTCGCCATTACGACAGTACCTTTATCAGTCTTTGCTCCAAGCACAATTACCAACAGTGGATCGACATGGTCGAATCACTGGGGCAAGGCCTCGTGAATGCGAAGGTGGCCGATCATATCGCGCCGGTGATCACCTCCGGCATGGTGTTCAGCCTTGGGATGATCGTCAATGAAGATATCGGCCGGGAAGCTTTCGGCGATAGCCTGACAAGCCTGATCGCGCAGACTCACCGACGTTGGCAGCTGGTGGTATCTGCCTCGGATACGGCCCTGAAGAAGCACGATTGGTTGGCTGCCTGCTGCGCGAGCGATGAGCGTATCACGTTACTGGCAGAGCCCGAGCAGGCCACTGGACGCTTCACGGATCCGCTGGCGGCTATCAGTAGAGCGGCAGTGGGTGACTGGGTCGGGTTGATGACGACGGGCGCCACCCTGTCTGCTGATGCGCTGACGTGCTTTGCGCGGCTGATGAAGGAAAAACCGCAGGCCGGTTTTCTGTATTGCGATGAAGACCGCATCGATGGCGACGGACATCGTCACTCACCGAACTTCAAGCCTGGCTGGAACCCGGATCTGCTGCTTTCCACACCGTATCTCGGGCATCTGGGGCTGTGGTCCCGTGAACAGTGGCAAGCCTGTCGAGGCTTTCTCGAGACAGAGGATATCCTGACGGCTACGACCACTGATCTCATCCATCTGTTGGCGCTGGAGATGATCGCGTCGACCCGCATGAGTCACCAGTCGCTGATATGGCGAGTGCCTCAGGTCCTCGTTCATGTGCCCGAGCGGCATCTTCTTCCGACAAAGACTTGCCCGGAGGATACCGGGACACGGCATCTGGCACGTGTCGGCGACTATCTCACCCGTCATGCTGTCACGGCAGTGGCCGAGCCTGGCAAGGTGCTGAAGGAGGCCAACGACGGAACCGGAGAAAATGTGCGCGTGCGATGGCGATTGCCGGAGTCACAGCCACTGGTCTCCTTGCTGGTGCCCACTCGGGATGGCGTCGAGATACTCAAGCCCTGTGTCGATGCCATCCTTGCGCAGACAGAATACCGACACTTCGAGTTGTTGATTCTCGACAATCAGAGCTGTTGTCCGAGGACACTTGAGTACATGCGTGACGTCGCCAGACGCGATGAACGTGTGCGCGTGCTGCGTTGGGATGCGCCGTTCAACTATTCTGCGATCAACAATTTCGGCGCCCGTGAGGCGCGCGGCGATATCATCGGTCTGGTCAACAATGATATCGAGCCGATGAATGGCGAATGGCTGACGGAAATGGTGTCGCAGGTATGCCGTCCGGACATCGGTTGTGTCGGTGCCAAGCTCTATTATCCCAATGGTACGATCCAGCACGCCGGGGTGATTCTAGGACTTGGCAGCATCGCCGGTCATGCGCATCGTTTCTTCCATCGTGAGGAGGATGGCTTCCAGGGACGGCTGAAATCGATCCAGAATCTGTCTGCAGTCACTGCTGCCTGCCTGCTGTTGCGTCGCTCGGTCTTCGAAGAGGTCAATGGCCTCAACGAGCAGCATCTGGCGGTTGCGTACAATGATGTGGATCTATGTCTCAAGGTGCGGGAGGCAGGCTACCGCAATCTCTGGACGCCCTATGCCGAGCTGTATCACCACGAGTCGATTTCACGCGGTGCGGATGACACACCCAGGAAACGTGCTCGCTGGCTGTCAGAGTGTGACTACATGCGCACTACCTGGGCGGAACAGCTGGACAATGATCCGGCCTATAACCCTAATCTGACGCTGGTGCATGAAGACTTCTCACTGCGTTGA